The Spirochaeta lutea DNA window GTTTCTATACCTACCCACCGGCGGCGGACATATAGCCGCTGCCCGGGCCCTCCAGCGGGAGATAACCAGCAGCTATTCCCCCGATGAGGTGGAGCTGTTTCTCCTCGACGGATTGAATCCCAACAGCAGGGTTCAGCGCGCTCTGGTGGAGCAGGGGTATCAGTTTTCAACCTTCACAGTCCCGATTTTATGGCCTCTGATATATCAGATGAGTCTGATTCCCTGGGTTATGCACGTCCACACCTTTGCTATGGTCCTGTACTCCACAGGACATATCCGTCGCTTCATCCGGGAACATAAGATCACCAAGGTGGTAAACCTGCATTTTCTACTCACCCGGCCCCTCTACCGGGCCTTGAGTCAACTGAAAAAACGCGGAATGCCCAGCCTTACCATCGTTTTGGACCCCTTCTCCTGCCACCCCATGTGGTTCTTCTACCAATTCATGAACATGATTGTATTCAGCACCAGGGCGTGGAAGGAGGCCAAGATTGACCTCTTTTTCTACCGTAAACGGGGTATCCTCACCAATCTTAAAAAACCGAAGGTCATGCGCTACCCGCCCATCCTGAATTCCCGGTTTAACCGGGCCATGGATCCGGGAGACATCCCCGCGGTCAAGGAGCACCTGGGGTTCACCCCCCATGAGCCCCTGGTGCTCATCGCCGGGGGCGGAGAGGGATTGCCCCAGGGTGAAGAGGTGCTCCAGGAGCTCCTCCAGGCACGGCTTCCAGTGCAGATCGCCATGGTCTGCGGAAAAAATGCTCACCAGAAACAGCGGGCCGAGGAAATCGCCGGTGCCTACCCGGATGCCCGCATTCGAATATTCGGATTCATCGATTTTATGTATGAACTGATGAACAGTGCGGACCTGGTAATTACCAAGGCCGGACCGGCTACCATCTTTGAATGCCTGCTCCTGTGCAAACCCGTTCTCCTGAGTCAGCGCCTCTACGGCCAGGAGCAGGGGAATGTAAGCTTCGTGGTTCGGAACGGTTTTGGATGGTTCCTGCCCGAACCCCGGGATCTGGTCGATCAGGTCCGCCGGATCATCGACAATCCGGAAATCCTGGAGGAAGCAACCCGGCGGATCCGGAACCGCAAACTGCGGAACGGAACCCCGGAAATCGCACGATACATTATGGAGTCTATGAAATGACCGCGGCGCCGTCTCCGCCTACCCTCACCCTGGGTCCCGGAAAGGATAAACTTCCCCGAAACCGTCATCCCTGGATCTTTTCAGGGGCCTTAGAATCATCCTCCAAGGCCCGGCTGTCCCTCTGGGAATCCGATCCCGCTGTCGCGACCCAGGCCGCCAGGGTACAGACCGCGGATCACCGGTTCATAGGACATGCCTGGGTGAATCCGCGATCTAAAATCGCCTTGCGGATGATCAGCTGGGATGACCAGCTGCCGCGAGAGGACGAATGGCTCCAGACCATGCTTCGCCGGGCCTTTGCCCTGCGCCGAGATCTGGGGATCGCCGAGGATGGCATCACCACTGCGGGCCGGTTGGTGTTCAGCGAGGGTGACGGGATACCCGGGGTGGTGGTGGACCGCTTCGCTGATTATTTGGTTCTGCAACTGGAAACCTACAGCGCCGAGGTCCGCCGGGACATGATAATCCGCGGACTGGAGGGCTGCGCCGGAGAGTTCATGCCGAACCTGAAGGGCATTCTGGAGGTCAGCTCGGGTGACGGCCGGGCCATGGAAGGCCTGCCGCCCCGGGAGGCCCTGGTCTGGGGCAGTCCGCCTCCGGATATGGTGCCGATTCGGGAATACGGCGTGCAGTCCTGGGTCAGTCTCGGCCTGAGCCGCCAGAAGACCGGGTTCTATACGGACCAGCGGGAGAACCGGCGGCGGGTTGCTGCCTATTCCCGGGGCTTGAATGTCCTGGATATCTGTAGTTTCACCGGCGCCTTCAGCACCGCCTGCCTGTCCGCCGGGGCCGCCAGCAGCACCGCGGTGGATACCAGTCAGGAAGCCCTGGACCGGGCAGTTCTCAATGCCCGAAGCTGGGAGGACAGGTTCTCGGTGGTACGAGAGGATGCCTTTGAGTTTCTCCGGAATCTCGCCCCCGAAAGCCAGGACATGATCATCCTCGATCCGCCGAAGCTGGTTCCCAGCCGGAGAATAAAAGACCGCGGCCTTCGAGCCTACAAGGACGGGAATCTCCATGCCTTGGCGGCCCTCCGCCCGGGGGGCTACCTTGCCAGTTTCAGCTGCAGCGGTTTAGTCACCCGGGAGGATTTTGTCGCCATGATTCAGTGGGCGGCTAAAGACGTACAGCGGGATGTTCAGATCCTCGAACACCTGTCCCAGGCGCCCTGCCACCCCGTCCGGACCAGTTTTCCCGAGGGGCTCTACCTGAAGGGAGTCATCGCCCGGGTCCTTTAAGATCCCCCCGGTTATATCCCCCAGTATGCTCTCCTGTTCCCCTGGCGTACCCTAGAACCCCCGTCGGCTTCTCTAAAAAGAGCCCGGTGTGCGTACAGCCCTTCTGAGGACCTAGGCGGTTGAAACGAACACCAGACCTTGCGGGGTAACCTGTAGTCCCCCTTCAGGGGATGGGCTGCCCTTAGGCACCCTTACAATCATCAGCCCACCAGGAAATACACGATTTTTCCCTCCGCCTTGAAGCAAAACCCCACTTTCCCATGGAAACAATCATATCCACCCCGGACCTAGGCCGGGGGAATTGGTAGATCCAAGGAGGTTTCTATGAACAAACAACAATCCGGCACATTCTTAGGGGCGGTGCTTCTCTGTCTTCTGGGGATTTTGAGCTGCGCCGACCAGCCGATGTTGGAGAAGAATCAGGGCAGCATCCGCGTTCAGCTTGTCCCCGGCTCAGGAAGCCGATCCAGGGCCGTCCTGGGACCGGAACATTCATCCCTCATCGCCAATGGGTATGAGGTCTTCGCCTACAGTCAGGATGGCCAGGGAACCTGGTCGGTAGCGGCGTCCTCCACCCTGGGCCCCGAGGGCTCGGCCATCCTGCCCCTGGAGGCCGGAGAGTATCAAATCAGCGTACTGGCAGGAGTGCGCCGCAGCTCGACTGCTAAAACAACCCTGCTTCTAGGCAGCGCCACCGCCCCAGCCCCAGTAACCGTCACCCCGGGGCAACGCACCTCCGTGTCCCTCACCTTGTTTGCCATTGATCTGACCGTTTCGGTTCCCGAATCAGCTCAATGGGGCGATCTGATTTCCGTCCAGGCACAGGGGTCCACCCGGAACACCGGTGTGGGTATGTCCCTCAGTGGTCCATCCGCCTATGATGGCCCGAGGATTAAATCCACGACCCTATGGGACGGGTACCAGAATTTCTCCCAGCCCGAGGGGACACCTGATTCCTGGTCAGCCCAGATGGAGATTCTCCTGCCCAATACCCTCACCGAGGCCGATATCCAGTTCTTCGGCGCCGCCGTCATCCTATTACCCCAGGGAAGCTTGGGACCTGTCCTGCCCCTGCCGGACACAGCCAACTATACCTGGAAGTGGCCGAACCGCCTGGACATGACGGATGACTGCCCCCTTGTTCCCCTGGTCTACCGTGTCCTACCGGTGACGCCCCCTGATACCGGCCTAGAGCTTCTAGTTCAATGGGAATAGCCTAGAACGGGGTATATTATAAATTTCTAATATTCAAACATTGACATATTGATAACATGGTATTAATATAGATACATAAATATCGAATACCAGGAGTCAACCATGAAGTACCTTGTCATCGGCGGTGTCGCCGGCGGCGCAACCACCGCTGCCCGCCTTCGGCGGTTAGATGAACACGCTCAGATTATTATTGTGGAACGCGGAGGATACATCTCCTACGCTAACTGCGGCCTTCCCTACTACATAGGCGGGGTGATATCCCAGCGGGACCGTCTATTCGTCCAGAGCCCCGAAAGCTTCAAGGAGAACCTCAATATCGATGTTTGGATTCACACCGAGGCCCTGTCTATCCAGCCGGAAAAGAAGCAGGTGAGGCTGAAACATCTAGAATCCGGGAAGACCTGGGATGAGTCCTACGACACCCTGGTTCTTTCTCCCGGTGCAGAACCGGTCCGTCCGCCGATTCCCGGGATCAACAATCCGGGCATCTTTACCCTTAGGGCGGTGAAGGAAACAGATGCCATTTTCCGGTTCCTGGAAGACAATAAACCGAAGCGCGCCGTGATCCTAGGCGCCGGGTTTATCGGCCTAGAGATGGCGGAGAACCTCCACCGTCGGGGACTCTATGTAACCATCGTGGAGATGGCCCAGCAGGTCATGAATGTGGTGGATTATGAGATTGCAGCCCAGGTTCACCAGCATCTCCGAAGCAAACAGGTTGAGTTCTACCTGAACGACGGGGTCACCGCCTTCACCCCACTGAATAAACGCCCAGGGGAGGCCTCTCCCGGCATGGAGATTACCCTCTCCAGCGGAAGAACCATCACCGCAGACATGGTTATCCTTTCCATCGGAGTACGCCCGGAGAACAAACTTGCCAAGGAGGCTGGTCTTACCATCGGCTCCACCGGGGGTATTTGGGTGAACGAATTCCTTCAAACCAGCGATGATCACATCTATGCCCTGGGTGATGCGATAGAGTTTCCCAACCCCATCACAAATACTCCGGCCATAACCTACCTGGCGGGACCCGCCAATAAGCAGGCACGGATCTGCGCTGACAATATTTCCCAGGGGAACCATAAACCCTACAAGGGGGCCATTAACACCGCCATTGCCAAGGTATTTGACATAACGGTTGCCTCCACCGGTTTAAGCGAGAAGACCCTGACCAAGGAAGGCATCCGGTTTGAATCCATCATCACCCATTCATCCAGCCATGCCGGATACTACCCTGATGCCATGGCAATGACCCTGAAAACCCTCTTTGACAGGGAAACGGGCAGGATCTACGGAGCCCAGATCCTTGGGTACCAGGGAGTGGATAAACGTATTGACCTCATCGCTGCAATAATACGCCGCAACGGTACCGTTGAGGATCTCATTGATCTAGAACACGCCTACGCGCCGCCCTACTCCAGCGCCAAGGATCCGGTGCACATTGCAGGATACGTGGCGGACAATATCATGACCGGAAGAAGCAGGCATATCCACTGGCACCAGATCCAGGGCTGCGACCAAAACGAAATCCAACTCATCGACGTTCGTACTGCCGAAGAAGCAGGTCTTGGTACCATCGAAGGGGCAATCAATCTGCCCATCCACGAGCTGCGAAATCGCCTCGGGGAGGTGCCGAAGAATAAGACTCTGGTGGTCTTCTGCGGCGTTGGACAACGGGCATACATGGCAGAACGAATTCTTCGTCAGTCCGGTTTTGAGGATGTCTACAACCTTTCCGGGGGATACAAAACCTATGAATTCGCGGTACAGAAACAAAGCAATGAAGATATCTTCGCACGGGATATCATCTGGAAGGATGATCATATCTATCAAGCCGCTCCCCCGGATTCCCGAACATCCTCAGGTCCTGGGGATAGCCCCATGAGCCCGCCGACATCCCTCCAGGAAATTACACCTCTCGAGGTTGACGCCGTCGGCCTGCAGTGTCCAGGCCCGATCCTAGCCCTGAAAAAACAGATAGACAAGGCCCAGCCGGGGCAGCGTATCCGCGAGGTTGCCAGCGATCCCGGGTTTGCCAAGGATGTCGAGGCTTGGTGCACCATGACCGGCAATACACTCCTGGAGTTGGAGGAACATCGGGGAAGAATCACCGCCCTGGTGGAAAAAGCCCGCGCCCAGGACTCTCCGCCCCTGCACTCGAGCCGGGGCCCCCTTCCCGGAACCGAGTTAAAGAACCATGCCACCCTGGTGGTGTTCTCCGATGATCTTGATCGTGCCCTGGCAAGCCTGGTAATCGCCAACGGTGCCGCCAGCGCGGGGAAGCAGGTTACCCTGTTTTTTACCTTTTGGGGACTGAGCATTCTTAAGAAAACTGCAAGACCCCGGGTGCGGAAGGATCTCCTGGGGAAGGCCTTCGGCTGGATGCTCCCCGGAAACACCACCAAGCTCGGCCTGTCCAAAATCAATATGGGCGGCGCCGGAGCAGCCCTCATGCGCCGGCGCATGAAGGCCAAGGGTGTACAGAGTCTGGAACAGATGCTCACGGATGCCATAGATTCGGGGGTACGCCTGGTAGCCTGTCAAATGTCCATGGATGTCATGGGGGTCAAGCGCGAGGAGCTCCTGGACGAGGTAGAAATCGGAGGGGTGGCCAGCTACCTGAATGCAGCCTCCCAGGGTAATATCAACCTCTTCGTATAGCCGGGCCCTGGAAGGACCACCCCCCCCCTTCTCTCTAGGCCTAAAACCACCCTCCAGCCCCGGCATTTCTTGAAATCCGGGGCTGTTGTGTGTATAACTTGTGGTCTACATGAAATCAAAAACTATTATAACCATAAGCCGCATTCTCCTCGGATTATCCCTTATCCTGGTATTCGTCTTGAGTGTGATTCAACTGCCCGACACCTCCCTAACCGCCGGTAGGGACAAATTGTTCCACGGTCTAGCCTACACCGCCCTAGGAGCCCTGGCAGTACTATCGGTCTTCAGAAAGAGACACCCCATCCAAACCGTTCTCTTGTCCGCTCTGCTCTGCGCGGTCTACGGTGGATTCCTTGAACTGATCCAACAAAGCGTTGGGCGCACCTCGGATATCATTGATGCCCTGGTGAACAGCTTCGGTGCCCTCCTGGGCAGCCTCATCGGTCTTGGACTCCACGCCCTTCTGACCCACCGCACCTCCGTGAATGAGTAGCCAGTCCCGGCTTTTCTCTTGACAGAATCCCCCGGGATCGTCTATCTTTTGTCCACCTGCGACCATCGTATAATGGTATTACCCAAGCTTCCCAAGCTTGTGACGGGGGTTCGATTCCCCCTGGTCGCTTCCTATCCGAACAACTCCCTTCAACCTTGTTGCACTCTCCCGCTGATACATGCCATTATTTTTGACTATGAGTAAGCAATCCCATCCTCTGATACGCCTGCTTTCCTACCTAACCCCCTTTCGCGGAAAGGTAGTGCTTGCGAGCCTTTTTTCGGTCCTTAATAAGCTCTTCGATCTGGCCCCGCCGGCCCTCATCGGTGCAGCGGTAGATATCGTCGTCCAGGGAAAAAACAGTCTCATCGGCCGTCTCGGTTTTCCCGAGCCGGGAGACCAGCTCCTGGTCCTCGGGGGAGTAACCGCCCTCATTTGGATCCTGGAATCGTTCTTCGAGTATCTCTTTCAGGTGTATTGGCGGAACCTCGCCCAGCTAACCCAGGATCGCCTGCGCAAGGATACCTACCGTCATGTCCAAAACCTCGAACTTGCCTACTTTGAGGACCGCTCCACCGGGGGGCTCATCTCCATTCTCGGGGATGACGTAAACCAGTTGGAACGCTTCCTGGATCACGGGGCGAACGATCTCATTCAGGTAGCCGTCACCGTTCTGGTTATCGGAAGCCTATTTATGGTCTCTGCTCCGGAAATAGGATGGATGGCATTATTACCCATGCCCTTCATTATTGCAGGCTCGGTCTGGTTTCAAAAAAAGCTCACCCCGGGTTACGCCTCAGTACGGGAACAGGCAGCCTCGGTCAACGGCCAGTTGGTGAATAACCTGGGCGGGATTGCAACCATCAAAAGCTTCGGGACCGAAGAGTATGAGAACCGCCGCATTGCAGGTCTGTCGGAACACTACCGAAAGGCCAACGAAGGGGTCATCAAACTGAGTTCCGCCTTTGTCCCCCTTATTCGGATGCTTATACTCTCCGGATTCATCGGAATTTTAATCTTTGCCGGGTTAAAAACCCTGAGGGGCGACATGGAAGTGGGGCTGTACAGCCTGCTGATCTTTGTAACCCAACGGCTGCTCTGGCCCCTTACCCGTCTGGGTCAGACCTTTGATCTCTTTCAACGGGCCATGGCAAGCACCCGACGTATCATGAATCTCCTGGACACCCGGGAACATCTGCCCCGGGGTGACAAGCCCCTGGACAAGTATTCCATCACCGGTGCGTACAACCTCAAGGACGTACACTTCCAGTACCGGAGCGGCCCCCCGGTACTCAGAGGGCTGAGCCTCACCATTCCTCCGGGAAAAACCACCGGGATCGTTGGAGCCACCGGAGCCGGAAAGAGCAGCCTCATAAAACTCCTAACCCGGTTCTACGATGTTACCGCAGGGTCCATCACCCTGGACGGTATAGACATCCGGGAATACCGCAATGAGGATCTAGTGCATGCCGCAGGACTTGTTAGTCAGGATGTATTTCTGTTTCACGGGTCGGTGGCGGATAACATTGCCTATGGAAGCTTTCAGGCAACCGCGGATCAGATCATTCAAGTGGCGAAGCACGCCGAGGCCCACGAGTTTATCCGCTCCCTCCCCCAGGGCTACGAAACCCTGGTAGGGGAACGCGGGCAGAAGCTCTCGGGGGGGCAGCGTCAGCGTATCTCCATTGCCCGGGCGCTACTGAAAAATCCGCCGGTTCTTATTCTGGATGAGGCCACCTCGTCGGTGGATAACGAAACCGAGGCCGCCATACAGCGATCCCTCTTGCATATTTCCCAGGGCCGGACGACCATCGTCATCGCCCACCGTCTCTCCACCATCCGTCACGCCGACCAAATCCTCGTCCTGGACGCAGGAACCCTGGCCGAGCGGGGAACCCACCAGGAACTCATCCAGGCAGGGGGAATCTACGCAGGGCTGTGGAAGGTTCAATCCGGCTTGGCAGTGCAGTAGCGCAGAACCGGCGGTACGCTCCCATGGGTACGAACCCGTACCCTAGCGGGGTACCGCCGATACCGCCTCAGGCCTGAAGGTCCTCAATGTATCCTTCCATCTTCGCAATCAGCTCGGATAGTTCCTCCCGGCGCTGACGTTCCTGTTCGATATACTCTTCCTTGGCATTGGATAGGAAGGCATCATTACTCAACCGCTTCTCAATACCGCTAAGGGTCTTGGATTCCTTCTCAATACTCTTTCGAAGCCGGGCGATGGCAGCCTCCACATCGATATACTCACGGATATAGACGTACGCCTCAAACCCCACCCCCGGGGCCGCCAGGGCGCCGGTGGTATCCGGTTTATCCTGACAGTACTCCAGCACCTCGGTTCCGGTAAGCAACCGGATCAGCTCATCATGGGACTCGAAAAATTCCCGGTGGTGAAATCCCTCTTCAAACCGGAGGGAAAAGCGGATTTTCCGGGTAGGCGGAACGGTAAACTCACTCCGCAGGGTCCGTACCTTTCTAATCAAATCCTGGAGGGATTCAAAGGCCAGAGCCTCGCCGGGGAAGTCCCTCCAGTCTTCAGCCTCGGGAAAACCCTCGGCAATCAACGCCCGGCCAGATTCAAGACCAAGACTAGCGGCAATATCCGAATCTGCCACCTGGGGTAGTTTCTGGAAAATCTCCTCGGTCAAGAACGGTAGAAAGGGATGGAGCAGTTTCAGCGACTCTTCCAAGACATACATGAGAATGGAAACCGTCCTGTTCATCTCATCCTCATCCCCTGAACCCAGCCCCAGCTTGCTTGCTTCGATATACCAGTCACAGAAATCATTCCAGAAAAACTCGTAGGCCGCACTGGTGGCATCGTTGAACCGGTAGGTGTCCATGGCCCCCCGAACCTGGGCCGCACACCGGTTTAGGCGGTGGAGAATCCACCGGTCCACATCCCTCAGCCCCCCTAACTCACCCCTGGCGATGGACTGAACCCGATACAGGGTCCGGCCCTCGAGGTTCATCAGCAGGTAGCGGCTGGCATTCCATATTTTATTGGCAAAGCGGCTGCCAAGCCCAAAGGTTTGCTTATCCAGCAAGATATCCTGCCCCTGGGCGGCCAGGAAGGCCAGGGTAAACTTGAGGGCATCGGCGCCGTACTCATCCACAATCTCCAGGGGATCAATCCCGTTTCCCAGGCTTTTTGACATCTTCCGACCCTTTTTATCCCGAACCAGACCGGTAATGTAGATGTCCTTAAAGGGTACCTCACCCATGAACTCAAGGCTGGCCATGATCATCCTGGCTATCCAGAAAAAGATAATGTCATACCCGGAAACCAGGGCCGTGGTGGGGAAAAACCGAGCCATATCCTCGGTATCCTCGGGCCAACCCATAACACTGAAGGGCCAAAGCCAGCTGGAAAA harbors:
- a CDS encoding glycosyltransferase — its product is MAEKERILFLYLPTGGGHIAAARALQREITSSYSPDEVELFLLDGLNPNSRVQRALVEQGYQFSTFTVPILWPLIYQMSLIPWVMHVHTFAMVLYSTGHIRRFIREHKITKVVNLHFLLTRPLYRALSQLKKRGMPSLTIVLDPFSCHPMWFFYQFMNMIVFSTRAWKEAKIDLFFYRKRGILTNLKKPKVMRYPPILNSRFNRAMDPGDIPAVKEHLGFTPHEPLVLIAGGGEGLPQGEEVLQELLQARLPVQIAMVCGKNAHQKQRAEEIAGAYPDARIRIFGFIDFMYELMNSADLVITKAGPATIFECLLLCKPVLLSQRLYGQEQGNVSFVVRNGFGWFLPEPRDLVDQVRRIIDNPEILEEATRRIRNRKLRNGTPEIARYIMESMK
- a CDS encoding class I SAM-dependent rRNA methyltransferase — its product is MTAAPSPPTLTLGPGKDKLPRNRHPWIFSGALESSSKARLSLWESDPAVATQAARVQTADHRFIGHAWVNPRSKIALRMISWDDQLPREDEWLQTMLRRAFALRRDLGIAEDGITTAGRLVFSEGDGIPGVVVDRFADYLVLQLETYSAEVRRDMIIRGLEGCAGEFMPNLKGILEVSSGDGRAMEGLPPREALVWGSPPPDMVPIREYGVQSWVSLGLSRQKTGFYTDQRENRRRVAAYSRGLNVLDICSFTGAFSTACLSAGAASSTAVDTSQEALDRAVLNARSWEDRFSVVREDAFEFLRNLAPESQDMIILDPPKLVPSRRIKDRGLRAYKDGNLHALAALRPGGYLASFSCSGLVTREDFVAMIQWAAKDVQRDVQILEHLSQAPCHPVRTSFPEGLYLKGVIARVL
- a CDS encoding FAD-dependent oxidoreductase; this translates as MKYLVIGGVAGGATTAARLRRLDEHAQIIIVERGGYISYANCGLPYYIGGVISQRDRLFVQSPESFKENLNIDVWIHTEALSIQPEKKQVRLKHLESGKTWDESYDTLVLSPGAEPVRPPIPGINNPGIFTLRAVKETDAIFRFLEDNKPKRAVILGAGFIGLEMAENLHRRGLYVTIVEMAQQVMNVVDYEIAAQVHQHLRSKQVEFYLNDGVTAFTPLNKRPGEASPGMEITLSSGRTITADMVILSIGVRPENKLAKEAGLTIGSTGGIWVNEFLQTSDDHIYALGDAIEFPNPITNTPAITYLAGPANKQARICADNISQGNHKPYKGAINTAIAKVFDITVASTGLSEKTLTKEGIRFESIITHSSSHAGYYPDAMAMTLKTLFDRETGRIYGAQILGYQGVDKRIDLIAAIIRRNGTVEDLIDLEHAYAPPYSSAKDPVHIAGYVADNIMTGRSRHIHWHQIQGCDQNEIQLIDVRTAEEAGLGTIEGAINLPIHELRNRLGEVPKNKTLVVFCGVGQRAYMAERILRQSGFEDVYNLSGGYKTYEFAVQKQSNEDIFARDIIWKDDHIYQAAPPDSRTSSGPGDSPMSPPTSLQEITPLEVDAVGLQCPGPILALKKQIDKAQPGQRIREVASDPGFAKDVEAWCTMTGNTLLELEEHRGRITALVEKARAQDSPPLHSSRGPLPGTELKNHATLVVFSDDLDRALASLVIANGAASAGKQVTLFFTFWGLSILKKTARPRVRKDLLGKAFGWMLPGNTTKLGLSKINMGGAGAALMRRRMKAKGVQSLEQMLTDAIDSGVRLVACQMSMDVMGVKREELLDEVEIGGVASYLNAASQGNINLFV
- a CDS encoding VanZ family protein, which translates into the protein MKSKTIITISRILLGLSLILVFVLSVIQLPDTSLTAGRDKLFHGLAYTALGALAVLSVFRKRHPIQTVLLSALLCAVYGGFLELIQQSVGRTSDIIDALVNSFGALLGSLIGLGLHALLTHRTSVNE
- a CDS encoding ABC transporter ATP-binding protein; this translates as MSKQSHPLIRLLSYLTPFRGKVVLASLFSVLNKLFDLAPPALIGAAVDIVVQGKNSLIGRLGFPEPGDQLLVLGGVTALIWILESFFEYLFQVYWRNLAQLTQDRLRKDTYRHVQNLELAYFEDRSTGGLISILGDDVNQLERFLDHGANDLIQVAVTVLVIGSLFMVSAPEIGWMALLPMPFIIAGSVWFQKKLTPGYASVREQAASVNGQLVNNLGGIATIKSFGTEEYENRRIAGLSEHYRKANEGVIKLSSAFVPLIRMLILSGFIGILIFAGLKTLRGDMEVGLYSLLIFVTQRLLWPLTRLGQTFDLFQRAMASTRRIMNLLDTREHLPRGDKPLDKYSITGAYNLKDVHFQYRSGPPVLRGLSLTIPPGKTTGIVGATGAGKSSLIKLLTRFYDVTAGSITLDGIDIREYRNEDLVHAAGLVSQDVFLFHGSVADNIAYGSFQATADQIIQVAKHAEAHEFIRSLPQGYETLVGERGQKLSGGQRQRISIARALLKNPPVLILDEATSSVDNETEAAIQRSLLHISQGRTTIVIAHRLSTIRHADQILVLDAGTLAERGTHQELIQAGGIYAGLWKVQSGLAVQ